One Lucilia cuprina isolate Lc7/37 chromosome 4, ASM2204524v1, whole genome shotgun sequence DNA segment encodes these proteins:
- the LOC111675674 gene encoding neuropeptide CCHamide-2 — MSMMVPTHVIFLLLFFLFTEGCNAYGYACYGGHGKRSLHTQPGETTGMELNDLQERPDTVVQFYPSEANVLIDGNLEAIPRYKLIKMMKSWFGNPHRRPVAERIPEIDYPFSAEFLNRESNSATNNNSYK, encoded by the exons ATGTCGATGATgg TACCTACTCATgtcatatttttgttgttatttttcttatttacagAGGGCTGTAATGCATATGGTTATGCCTGTTATGGTGGTCATGGTAAACGTTCATTGCATACACAACCGGGCGAGACAACAGGTATGGAACTAAATGATTTACAAGAACGTCCGGATACTGTGGTGCAATTTTATCCTAGTGAAGCAAATGTGTTAATAGATGGTAACCTAGAGGCAATACCAagatacaaattaattaaaatgatgaAATCATGG ttTGGTAATCCCCATAGAAGACCAGTTGCTGAACGTATACCAGAAATTGACTATCCCTTTTCGGCTGAATTTCTAAATCGTGAAAGTAATTCCGCCACTAATAACAAttcctataaataa